A region of Marasmius oreades isolate 03SP1 chromosome 9, whole genome shotgun sequence DNA encodes the following proteins:
- a CDS encoding uncharacterized protein (CAZy:GH28) → MYRIRLLQSITLFSLLFLASASPSALRKRATCTVASAGNAGTDDVPAIEAAIKSCGSGGTIVISAGKTYMIRSTLDFTGCTGCEVQIEGTLKLSDDTNFWNGVRAAILLTNVNGATVHSKTGSGVVDGNGVPFWQKFALDNSFHRPTLMYISGGSNIVVENLSFKNAPNVFHSVTDGATNVRYSNLKLNATPKDGATPKNTDGFDVGNSTFVTIASTSVVNQDDCVAFKPGSNFVTVTNITCTGSHGLSVGSLAKGSNDVVTNVIVKGATMIDSTKATGIKLYDGASGHGVATVRNVTFQDITVQNCDYAAQIQSCYETPSGTACTPSKHVVDQVVWKSIIGITSSKEDPVIANMNCPASGTCNISFQGFTVKAPSGKANVLCSAVDSNLGVSCSGSAFG, encoded by the exons ATGTATCGAATCAGGCTTCTCCAAAGTATCACGCTATTCTCACTGCTCTTTCTCGCGTCTGCATCTCCATCTGCGTTGAGAAAGCGCGCCACTTGCACAGTCGCATCTGCTGGAAATGCTGGTACCGACGATGTCCCCGCTATTGAGGCTGCGATTAAAAGTTGTGGAAGCGGAGGTACAATTGTCATATCTGCCGGGAAGACTTACATGATTCGGTCTACCTTGGATTTCACTGGGTGCACCGGTTGCGAAGTACAGATCGAGGGAACGTTGAAATTGTCAGATGACACCAATTTTTGGAATGGTGTCAGGGCAGCAATCCTGCTCACGAATGTGAATGGCGCGACTGTCCATTCGAAAACAGGATCTGGTGTCGTAGACGGCAACGGGGTCCCCTTTTGGCAGA AGTTTGCGTTGGACAATAGCTTCCATCGCCCGACGTTGATGTACATTTCAGGGGGTTCCAACATAGTTGTCGAAAACCTCTCCTTCAAGAACGCCCCGAATGTCTTTCATTCGGTGACCGACGGTGCCACGAATGTTAGATATAGCAATCTCAAGTTGAATGCTACTCCAAAGGATGGAGCGACACCTAAGAATACAGACGGATTTGATGTAGGGAATTCCACCTTCGTTACCATAGCCAGTACCAGCGTTGTCAATCAAGACGACTGTGTCGCTTTCAAACCGGGGTCCAACTTTGTGACAGTCACCAATATCACTTGCACCGGGTCTCATGGGCTTTCAGTTGGTAGCCTTGCAAAAGGCAGCAACGATGTT GTCACTAATGTCATCGTCAAAGGTGCAACCATGATCGATTCGACGAAGGCTACTGGCATCAAACTCTATGACGGAGCATCTGGCCACGGTGTAGCTACCGTTCGAAATGTCACCTTCCAAGACATTACCGTTCAGAACTGCGATTACGCTGCACAGATCCAGTCCTGTTACGAGACTCCAAGTGGAACTGCCTGCACCCCGAGTAAACACGTTGTTGATCAAGTTGTTTGGAAAAGCATCATAGGTATCAC GTCGTCGAAGGAGGACCCAGTGATTGCAAATATGAACTGCCCGGCCTCTGGGACGTGTAATATCTCCTTTCAAGGCTTTACAGTGAAGGCACCCTCTGGGAAGGCAAACGTACTTTGCTCTGCAGTTGATAGCAACCTTGGTGTGAGTTGCAGCGGAAGTGCATTTGGATGA
- a CDS encoding uncharacterized protein (BUSCO:EOG09261QR5) produces the protein MSNDDDRTILILYATETGTSQDVADGIARYCRRGHIRSRVLSMDQYSPADLISENLVIFAVSTTGSGIEPRSMAELWSMLLRSDLPENLFEDLQFAVFGLGDTSYEKFCWPAKKLSRRLKSLGAEEICPLGEGDEQHRLGIDGALDLWIESLLEAILQLLPLPPGLELLPTDTVPPARVSFSVASDNAPVEDPLDRAEGYHFATLRCNDRITSHDWFQDVRHLEFTFEDDIRYSPGDVAVVHPVAPPEQVEDFMSSMGWEDISDDHFEISHIYQDQSLPDHLPYKLCLRDIFTRYLDFNSVPRRSFFQYLRYFTKEEAEIERLDEFLAESGADDLYEYCYQVRRTIREVLSEFRGVRIPKQYVFDVFPPLRPRQFSIASSIKKHPRQIHLCVAIVKYRTKLRVPRQGVCSMYLSTLESGDAIKIGIKAGFMKLPSTNQPIICVGPGTGVAPMRAVLQERIKNQSYNNTLYFGCRSAYKDQHYKTEWKACVTANELTYRVACSRDGPEGAKRTYVQDLIREDSKRIWELLDMEQACILISGSSNKMPAAVKEALQSAVELHGEKTPGDAAEYIRLLERNGRLSEECWS, from the exons ATGTCCAACGACGACGACCGCACCATTTTAATTCTTTACGCGACAGAAACGGGAACATCTCAAGATGTTGCAGACGGGATAGCTCGATATTGTCGTCGTGGTCATATTAGATCTCGAGTTCTGAGCATGGATCAATATTCACCG GCCGATTTGATTTCTGAAAACTTGGTTATCTTTGCGGTCTCGACTACAGGATCTGGTATCGAACCCAGATCTATGGCAGAGCTCTGGTCAATGCTTTTGCGATCCGATTTACCGGAAAATCTGTTTGAGGACTTGCAATTTGCAGTATTTGGGCTTGGAGACACGTCGTACGAGAAGTTTTGCTGGCCTGCCAAGAAACTGTCTCGTCGGCTGAAGAGCCTTGGTGCAGAGGAGATCTGTCCAttgggagaaggagatgagCAACATCGTTTAGG TATAGATGGAGCCCTAGATCTTTGGATAGAGTCCTTGCTTGAAGCCATCTTACAACTTCTGCCTTTACCACCTGGACTCGAGCTTCTTCCAACGGACACAGTACCTCCTGCCCGGGTATCATTTTCTGTGGCGTCTGACAACGCTCCTGTAGAAGATCCTCTCGACAGGGCTGAAGGATATCACTTTGCAACTTTGAGGTGCAATGATAGAATTACATCGCATGACTGGTTTCAGGACGTACGCCATTTAGAGTTTACATTTGAGGATGACATACG TTATTCTCCCGGTGATGTTGCAGTCGTACATCCCGTTGCTCCGCCAGAACAAGTGGAAGATTTCATGTCGTCCATGGGATGGGAGGACATCTCCGATGACCACTTCGAAATCTCGCATATATATCAAG ACCAATCACTTCCCGATCATCTACCGTACAAATTGTGCCTACGTGACATCTTCACTCGCTACTTAGACTTCAACTCAGTTCCTCGACGTTCATTTTTTCAATACCTTCGATACTTCACAAAGGAAGAGGCTGAAATAGAAAGACTGGACGAATTTTTAGCTGAATCTGGAGCG GATGATTTGTATGAATATTGCTATCAAGTGAGACGTACTATTCGCGAGGTTCTTTCGGAGTTTCGAGGTGTCAGAATTCCGAAACAATATGTTTTCGATGTCTTTCCTCCTCTAAGGCCGCGGCAATTTTCAATAGCGAGCTCCATCAAA AAACACCCTCGTCAGATCCACCTATGCGTTGCAATAGTTAAGTACAGAACCAAGCTACGTGTACCTCGTCAAGGAGTTTGCTCTATGTATTTATCCACACTGGAATCTG GCGACGCCATCAAGATAGGTATCAAGGCCGGGTTTATGAAATTGCCATCTACCAATCAACCAATAATATGTGTCGGTCCTGGTACTGGGGTTGCCCCCATGCGTGCTGTCCTTCAAGAACGAATAAAAAATCAATCGTACA ATAATACACTCTATTTTGGTTGTCGATCAGCATACAAAGATCAACACTACAAAACCGAATGGAAGGCATGCGTCACCGCTAACGAGCTTACATATAGGGTTGCTTGTTCGCGGGATGGGCCCGAAGGCGCCAAGCGCACGTATGTGCAAGACCTCATTCGTGAAGACAGTAAACGAATCTGGGAGTTGTTGGACATGGAGCAAGCGTGTATTTTGATCTCTGG TTCGTCCAACAAAATGCCTGCTGCTGTCAAGGAGGCACTACAGTCCGCAGTCGAGCTACACGGGGAGAAGACGCCTGGTGATGCGGCTGAGTACATCCGGTTGTTGGAAAGAAATGGAAGGTTGAGTGAGGAATGTTGGAGTTAA
- a CDS encoding uncharacterized protein (BUSCO:EOG09261QR5), producing MAELWSMLLRSDLPENLFEDLQFAVFGLGDTSYEKFCWPAKKLSRRLKSLGAEEICPLGEGDEQHRLGIDGALDLWIESLLEAILQLLPLPPGLELLPTDTVPPARVSFSVASDNAPVEDPLDRAEGYHFATLRCNDRITSHDWFQDVRHLEFTFEDDIRYSPGDVAVVHPVAPPEQVEDFMSSMGWEDISDDHFEISHIYQDQSLPDHLPYKLCLRDIFTRYLDFNSVPRRSFFQYLRYFTKEEAEIERLDEFLAESGADDLYEYCYQVRRTIREVLSEFRGVRIPKQYVFDVFPPLRPRQFSIASSIKKHPRQIHLCVAIVKYRTKLRVPRQGVCSMYLSTLESGDAIKIGIKAGFMKLPSTNQPIICVGPGTGVAPMRAVLQERIKNQSYNNTLYFGCRSAYKDQHYKTEWKACVTANELTYRVACSRDGPEGAKRTYVQDLIREDSKRIWELLDMEQACILISGSSNKMPAAVKEALQSAVELHGEKTPGDAAEYIRLLERNGRLSEECWS from the exons ATGGCAGAGCTCTGGTCAATGCTTTTGCGATCCGATTTACCGGAAAATCTGTTTGAGGACTTGCAATTTGCAGTATTTGGGCTTGGAGACACGTCGTACGAGAAGTTTTGCTGGCCTGCCAAGAAACTGTCTCGTCGGCTGAAGAGCCTTGGTGCAGAGGAGATCTGTCCAttgggagaaggagatgagCAACATCGTTTAGG TATAGATGGAGCCCTAGATCTTTGGATAGAGTCCTTGCTTGAAGCCATCTTACAACTTCTGCCTTTACCACCTGGACTCGAGCTTCTTCCAACGGACACAGTACCTCCTGCCCGGGTATCATTTTCTGTGGCGTCTGACAACGCTCCTGTAGAAGATCCTCTCGACAGGGCTGAAGGATATCACTTTGCAACTTTGAGGTGCAATGATAGAATTACATCGCATGACTGGTTTCAGGACGTACGCCATTTAGAGTTTACATTTGAGGATGACATACG TTATTCTCCCGGTGATGTTGCAGTCGTACATCCCGTTGCTCCGCCAGAACAAGTGGAAGATTTCATGTCGTCCATGGGATGGGAGGACATCTCCGATGACCACTTCGAAATCTCGCATATATATCAAG ACCAATCACTTCCCGATCATCTACCGTACAAATTGTGCCTACGTGACATCTTCACTCGCTACTTAGACTTCAACTCAGTTCCTCGACGTTCATTTTTTCAATACCTTCGATACTTCACAAAGGAAGAGGCTGAAATAGAAAGACTGGACGAATTTTTAGCTGAATCTGGAGCG GATGATTTGTATGAATATTGCTATCAAGTGAGACGTACTATTCGCGAGGTTCTTTCGGAGTTTCGAGGTGTCAGAATTCCGAAACAATATGTTTTCGATGTCTTTCCTCCTCTAAGGCCGCGGCAATTTTCAATAGCGAGCTCCATCAAA AAACACCCTCGTCAGATCCACCTATGCGTTGCAATAGTTAAGTACAGAACCAAGCTACGTGTACCTCGTCAAGGAGTTTGCTCTATGTATTTATCCACACTGGAATCTG GCGACGCCATCAAGATAGGTATCAAGGCCGGGTTTATGAAATTGCCATCTACCAATCAACCAATAATATGTGTCGGTCCTGGTACTGGGGTTGCCCCCATGCGTGCTGTCCTTCAAGAACGAATAAAAAATCAATCGTACA ATAATACACTCTATTTTGGTTGTCGATCAGCATACAAAGATCAACACTACAAAACCGAATGGAAGGCATGCGTCACCGCTAACGAGCTTACATATAGGGTTGCTTGTTCGCGGGATGGGCCCGAAGGCGCCAAGCGCACGTATGTGCAAGACCTCATTCGTGAAGACAGTAAACGAATCTGGGAGTTGTTGGACATGGAGCAAGCGTGTATTTTGATCTCTGG TTCGTCCAACAAAATGCCTGCTGCTGTCAAGGAGGCACTACAGTCCGCAGTCGAGCTACACGGGGAGAAGACGCCTGGTGATGCGGCTGAGTACATCCGGTTGTTGGAAAGAAATGGAAGGTTGAGTGAGGAATGTTGGAGTTAA